CCGACGACACCGGCCTGGCGGCCCCGGTGCGCGCCCGGCCCCGGCCGTTCCACGGACGTCCGTTCCTGGTCCTGGACGCCGGTCGGGTCGCCGCCGCGCTGCGCGCCGCCATCACCGATCCGGCGCTGCGCGCACGCGCGCCCCTCGGCGCGGTCGACCAGTACGTCGACAGCGTGGACGTGCTGACCCACGCGCACCGTGCCCGCCGGCTCGCCGCCGCGCTGCCGGTGGCGGCGCACGGAGCGGGCTGACACCGGACGGGCCGGGCCGAAGACCGGTGGCGGCCGGCGCGCCGGACCGGCGGTGGACGGTGCCGGGGCGGTCGGGCCGGCGTGCGGCTGGTGCCCGAGGGGTCGACCGGCGGCGGGCGGTGTCGGCGCGGGCCCCGCCCCGCCGAGGCGGTGGCGGGGCCCCGTGCCGCTCAGGCGGGCAGTCGCCAGACCTGGTTGGCGCCGCCGAAGCAGTCCCAGATCTGCAGCCGGGTGCCGTCGGCGGAGCTGTTGCCGGTGGCGTCGAGGCACCTGTTGGACGCCGGGTTGCGCAGCGTGCCGTTGGACTGGGCCTGCCAGACCTGCGCGCCGGTGCCGTTGCAGTCCCACAGCTGCACCTTGGCGCCGTTGGCGGTGGAGGCGCTGGTCACGTCGGCGCACTTGCCGAGGGCGCGCAGGGTGCCGTCGGTGCCCACCGTCCAGGTCTGGGCGTTGGTGCCGTTGCAGGCGTAGAGCTGCACGGCGGTGCCGTTGGCGGTGCCGGCGGCGGCCACGTCGACGCATTTGCCGCCGATCCCGGTGATCGGGCCGGTACGCCCGACGGGCGGCGGGGTGGTGCCGCCGGTGGCGGTGTCGTAGATGGCGCTGACCAGGGAGGTGGCCCCGGTGGTGTCCTGGCTGAGTTCCCAGTTCATCATGCCGCCGGCGTTGGCCAGGGCCCACTGGGTCTTGCGCTTCACCGTCGGGATGCCGTTGTAGCACTGCTGGGTCCCGCCGACGGTGGTGCAGTCGCGGTTGGCGTTGGCCGGGTCCATGGCGACCAGCGAGGCGTAGGTGTGGTATCCGGGCCGGCTGTAGAACGGCACGCCGAGCACCGCCTTGCGGGCGGGCAGGCCCCGGGACTTCCAGAAGTTGACGGCGTTGATCGACCAGTCGTAGTTGGCGTGCGGGCTGCCGCCGTCGTACGCCATGATGTTGAGCCAGTCCACGTGGCCGAACACGGCCGGCTGCACGCCCTCGGCGTACCAGCCCTCGGAGACGACAGCGGCGGTGAGCAGCTTGCCCCGGCTGTGCAGGGCGCCGGCCAGCTGCTGCATCAGCGCCGTGTAGTTGGTGGCCGAGGCGCCCGGGTCCGGGTACTCCCAGTCCATGTCGACGCCGTCGAGGTTGTACTGGTTGACGAAGTTGACGACGTTGTTGACGAACGTCGTGCGGGTGCCGGCGTTGGCGGCGAGCGCCTCGAAGGCGGAGTCGTCGCCGTTGTTCCAGCCGCCGATCGCGATCGACACCTTGACGTTGCTGGCGTGGCCACGGGACACCAGTTGGGAGAGCTTGGCGGGGTTCTCCACCGGGCGGAGGCTGCCGTCGCCGTTGGGCAGCACGAACGCGTAGTTGACGTGGGTCAGCTTGGCGTACTGCACCGCGTTGACGTCGCCGGTCCAGGACGGCAGGTAGCCGACGCTGCGGAAGCCGTTGGGCAGCACG
The nucleotide sequence above comes from Micromonospora sp. M71_S20. Encoded proteins:
- a CDS encoding glycosyl hydrolase family 18 protein; its protein translation is MPSSLSRLRSALAAGLLTLATAATTLTLVPAPAQAAVLPNGFRSVGYLPSWTGDVNAVQYAKLTHVNYAFVLPNGDGSLRPVENPAKLSQLVSRGHASNVKVSIAIGGWNNGDDSAFEALAANAGTRTTFVNNVVNFVNQYNLDGVDMDWEYPDPGASATNYTALMQQLAGALHSRGKLLTAAVVSEGWYAEGVQPAVFGHVDWLNIMAYDGGSPHANYDWSINAVNFWKSRGLPARKAVLGVPFYSRPGYHTYASLVAMDPANANRDCTTVGGTQQCYNGIPTVKRKTQWALANAGGMMNWELSQDTTGATSLVSAIYDTATGGTTPPPVGRTGPITGIGGKCVDVAAAGTANGTAVQLYACNGTNAQTWTVGTDGTLRALGKCADVTSASTANGAKVQLWDCNGTGAQVWQAQSNGTLRNPASNRCLDATGNSSADGTRLQIWDCFGGANQVWRLPA